Proteins from a single region of Streptomyces vinaceus:
- a CDS encoding acetate--CoA ligase family protein, whose protein sequence is MLGSTHGTLTTDFRARVEACGETPRTAVHSTAAPSAADAVAVDVSGRPLHADVPDLDRFFRPESVAVIGASDAEGRPNTGITRQLIAWAERVGARIHPVHPTRPTVFGLACHASVADLPEQVDLAVLLVGDPLPVIEELAEAKVKFAVAFASGFAETGGEGAAAQERLAAAVRRSGLRLLGPNTNLNAFEEFREDLDGPAIALITQSGHQGRPVYTLQELGIRLSHWAPTGNEADLETSDFISYFAERPEVGAIACYVEGLKDGRQFLLAADRAARNGVPVVAVKVGRTETGARMAASHTGKLTGADTVVDAAMRQFGVIRVDGLDELQDTAALLARARKPLADGVVVYSISGGTGAHFSDLATEAGLTLPTLSQAKQDELHQWIPPYLNVANPVDNGGHPVGDWRGRKIIDAILADPAVGVLICPITGPFPPMSDKLAQDLVDAAEQSDKLVCVVWGSPVGTEEAYRTTLLGSSRVATFRTFGNCITAVRAYLGHHRFTAAYRSPFEDAPRTPSPSYRKAQALMRPGQQLSEHAAKQLLRAYGIRVPREQLVTSAAAAVRAAGLVGYPVVMKASGPQLGHKTELGLVKIGLTSASQIRDAYRELTDIARYENVPLDGILVCQMVERGVEMVVGVTQDELFGPTVTVGLGGVLVEVLHDAAVRVPPFGEDQARAMLTELRGHALLEGVRGAPPADVDALVEVVLRVQRMALELGGVLSELDINPLMVLPRGQGAVALDALAICR, encoded by the coding sequence ATGCTTGGATCTACTCACGGCACCCTCACCACCGACTTCCGCGCACGTGTCGAGGCCTGCGGGGAGACCCCCAGGACGGCCGTCCACTCCACGGCGGCGCCGTCCGCCGCGGACGCGGTCGCGGTGGACGTCAGCGGACGGCCCCTGCACGCCGACGTCCCCGACCTCGACCGGTTCTTCCGGCCCGAGTCGGTGGCCGTCATCGGCGCCTCCGACGCCGAAGGCAGACCGAACACCGGTATCACCCGCCAGCTCATCGCCTGGGCGGAGCGCGTCGGCGCCCGGATCCACCCCGTGCACCCCACCCGCCCCACCGTCTTCGGGCTGGCCTGCCACGCCTCGGTGGCCGACCTGCCCGAGCAGGTGGACCTCGCCGTCCTCCTGGTGGGCGATCCGCTGCCGGTGATCGAGGAACTGGCCGAGGCCAAGGTGAAGTTCGCCGTCGCCTTCGCCTCCGGCTTCGCCGAGACCGGCGGAGAGGGCGCCGCCGCGCAGGAGCGGCTCGCTGCGGCCGTCCGGCGCTCCGGCCTGCGCCTGCTCGGCCCGAACACCAACCTCAACGCCTTCGAGGAGTTCCGCGAGGACCTCGACGGCCCGGCGATCGCACTGATCACCCAGTCCGGCCACCAGGGCCGGCCCGTCTACACCCTCCAGGAGCTGGGCATCCGGCTCTCCCACTGGGCTCCGACGGGCAACGAGGCCGACCTGGAGACCTCCGACTTCATCTCCTACTTCGCCGAGCGCCCCGAGGTCGGAGCGATCGCCTGCTACGTGGAGGGCCTCAAGGACGGCCGCCAGTTCCTCCTGGCCGCCGACCGGGCCGCCCGCAACGGCGTCCCCGTCGTCGCCGTCAAGGTCGGCCGCACCGAGACCGGCGCCCGCATGGCCGCCTCCCACACCGGGAAGCTGACCGGCGCCGACACCGTCGTGGACGCCGCGATGCGCCAGTTCGGCGTCATACGGGTCGACGGGCTGGACGAGCTCCAGGACACCGCCGCGCTGCTCGCCCGGGCCCGCAAGCCGCTGGCCGACGGGGTCGTCGTGTACTCCATCTCCGGTGGCACCGGAGCCCACTTCTCGGACCTCGCGACCGAGGCGGGCCTGACCCTGCCCACCCTCTCGCAGGCCAAGCAGGACGAACTCCACCAGTGGATCCCGCCGTACCTGAACGTCGCCAACCCCGTCGACAACGGCGGCCACCCGGTCGGCGACTGGCGCGGCCGCAAGATCATCGACGCGATCCTCGCCGATCCGGCGGTCGGCGTCCTGATCTGCCCGATCACCGGGCCCTTCCCCCCGATGAGCGACAAGCTCGCGCAGGACCTGGTGGACGCGGCCGAGCAGAGCGACAAGCTGGTCTGCGTGGTCTGGGGCTCCCCGGTCGGCACCGAGGAGGCCTACCGCACCACCCTGCTCGGCTCCTCCCGCGTGGCCACCTTCCGCACGTTCGGCAACTGCATCACCGCCGTCCGCGCCTATCTCGGCCACCACCGCTTCACGGCCGCCTACCGCTCCCCCTTCGAGGACGCCCCGCGCACCCCGTCCCCCTCGTACCGCAAGGCGCAGGCGCTCATGCGGCCGGGCCAGCAGCTCAGCGAGCACGCGGCGAAGCAGCTGCTGCGGGCGTACGGGATACGGGTGCCCCGCGAGCAGCTCGTGACCAGCGCGGCGGCGGCGGTACGGGCCGCGGGGCTGGTGGGCTACCCGGTGGTGATGAAGGCCTCGGGCCCGCAGCTCGGGCACAAGACGGAGCTGGGCCTGGTCAAGATCGGCCTGACCTCGGCGAGCCAGATCCGGGACGCCTACCGGGAGCTCACGGACATCGCCCGCTACGAGAACGTCCCGCTGGACGGCATCCTCGTCTGCCAGATGGTGGAGCGGGGGGTCGAGATGGTCGTCGGCGTCACCCAGGACGAGCTCTTCGGCCCGACGGTGACGGTGGGCCTGGGCGGGGTGCTGGTGGAGGTCCTGCACGACGCGGCGGTCCGCGTCCCGCCCTTCGGCGAGGACCAGGCGCGGGCGATGCTGACGGAGCTGCGGGGCCACGCCCTGCTGGAGGGCGTACGGGGCGCCCCGCCGGCGGACGTGGACGCGCTGGTGGAGGTGGTGCTCCGGGTCCAGCGGATGGCGCTCGAACTGGGCGGCGTCCTCTCGGAACTGGACATCAACCCGCTGATGGTCCTCCCCCGGGGCCAGGGCGCGGTGGCCCTGGACGCACTGGCGATCTGCCGCTGA
- a CDS encoding flavin-containing monooxygenase codes for MPAVPETPDLSTQPRPVYVIGAGPGGLAAAAALRARGVRAVVVEKSDAVGSSWRGHYDRLHLHTTRRLSALPGLAMPRRFGRWVSRDDVVRYLEKYAEFHALELVTGVEVTRIDPAPGGDGWLLHATGGRVLDARAVVVATGFNHTPALPGWPGRDTYTGQLLHARAYRNAAPYVGRDVLVVGAGNTGAEIAVDLVEGGAARVRLAVRTAPHIVRRSTAGWPAQRTGILVRRLPVRLVDRVGALLAKVSVPDLTAYGLPRPATGLYSRVKEGAIPVQDVGLIDAVRAGRVEPVAAVASFEGAEVVLADGSRIAPDAVVAATGYRRGLEGLVGHLDVLDGRGRPRTHGTRTAAQAPGLYFTGFTNPISGMFREMALDAEKIARAVARRLGPQAARQPYEDLPDTGLRPVDPLA; via the coding sequence ATGCCCGCAGTCCCCGAAACCCCCGACCTGTCCACCCAGCCCCGCCCGGTCTACGTGATCGGCGCCGGGCCCGGCGGCCTCGCCGCGGCCGCCGCGCTGCGCGCCCGCGGGGTGCGCGCGGTGGTCGTGGAGAAGTCCGATGCCGTCGGCTCCTCCTGGCGGGGACACTACGACCGGCTCCACCTGCACACCACGCGCCGGCTCTCCGCCCTCCCGGGGCTCGCCATGCCGCGCCGGTTCGGGCGGTGGGTGTCGCGGGACGACGTGGTGCGGTACCTGGAGAAGTACGCCGAGTTCCACGCGCTGGAGCTCGTCACCGGCGTCGAGGTGACCCGGATCGACCCCGCCCCCGGCGGGGACGGCTGGCTGCTGCACGCGACCGGCGGGCGGGTGCTCGACGCCCGGGCCGTCGTCGTCGCCACCGGGTTCAACCACACGCCCGCGCTCCCCGGCTGGCCGGGCCGCGACACGTACACCGGACAGCTCCTGCACGCCCGCGCGTACCGCAACGCCGCGCCGTACGTGGGCCGGGACGTCCTCGTCGTCGGGGCCGGCAACACCGGCGCCGAGATAGCCGTCGACCTCGTCGAGGGCGGCGCCGCGCGGGTGCGGCTCGCCGTGCGCACCGCCCCGCACATCGTGCGCCGCTCGACCGCGGGCTGGCCCGCGCAGCGCACCGGGATCCTGGTCCGGCGGCTGCCCGTGCGGCTCGTGGACCGGGTCGGCGCGCTCCTGGCCAAGGTGTCCGTACCCGATCTGACGGCGTACGGCCTCCCCCGCCCCGCCACCGGCCTGTACAGCAGGGTCAAGGAGGGGGCGATCCCGGTCCAGGACGTCGGCCTGATCGACGCCGTCCGCGCGGGGCGGGTGGAACCGGTCGCGGCCGTGGCCTCCTTCGAGGGCGCGGAGGTCGTGCTCGCCGACGGCTCCCGCATCGCCCCGGACGCGGTGGTGGCGGCCACCGGATACCGCCGCGGCCTGGAGGGGCTGGTGGGGCACCTGGACGTGCTCGACGGGCGCGGCCGTCCCCGTACGCACGGAACGCGCACCGCCGCGCAGGCCCCCGGGTTGTACTTCACCGGCTTCACCAACCCCATCAGCGGCATGTTCCGCGAGATGGCGCTGGACGCCGAGAAGATCGCCAGGGCCGTGGCCCGCCGGCTGGGCCCCCAGGCGGCGCGACAGCCGTACGAGGACCTGCCGGACACGGGCCTGCGCCCGGTCGACCCGCTCGCCTGA
- a CDS encoding DoxX family membrane protein: protein MQTIWLSGAEWLAVLRIGLGLWWLESWRHKDKKGWFERGTGIAWAADVAGKHRWPFVKGGFEKVVQPRPRLMAYIVVYAELALGLGLVLGFLTPVALAGGLLLNLLYLVLMIHDWAEQGQNAMMALISLVALLAMAWQTWSLDAAIGLFL, encoded by the coding sequence ATGCAGACCATCTGGCTCAGTGGGGCCGAGTGGCTCGCCGTGCTCCGGATCGGGCTCGGCCTGTGGTGGCTGGAGAGCTGGCGGCACAAGGACAAGAAGGGCTGGTTCGAACGCGGCACGGGCATCGCCTGGGCCGCCGACGTCGCGGGCAAGCACCGCTGGCCCTTCGTCAAGGGCGGCTTCGAAAAGGTCGTGCAGCCGCGCCCACGGCTGATGGCGTACATCGTGGTCTACGCGGAGCTCGCCCTCGGGCTGGGCCTGGTGCTCGGCTTCCTGACCCCGGTCGCACTCGCCGGCGGGCTGCTCCTGAACCTGCTGTACCTGGTACTGATGATCCACGACTGGGCCGAGCAGGGGCAGAACGCGATGATGGCCCTCATCTCGCTCGTCGCGCTCCTCGCGATGGCCTGGCAGACCTGGTCCCTCGACGCGGCGATCGGACTCTTCCTGTGA
- a CDS encoding Zn-ribbon domain-containing OB-fold protein, which yields MTTRHDLPEVDDFTRPYWDAAAEGRLLLRRCADCGRAHHYPREFCPHCWAGEERVTWEPASGRATLYTWSVVHRNDLPPFGERVPYTAAVVDLAEGPRMMTEVVGCEAADLRIGMPLRVAFREGGPDAAAAAVPVFRPDRG from the coding sequence GTGACCACGCGCCACGACCTCCCCGAGGTCGACGACTTCACCCGCCCCTACTGGGACGCGGCCGCCGAGGGCCGGCTCCTGCTGCGCCGCTGCGCGGACTGCGGACGGGCCCACCACTACCCGCGGGAGTTCTGCCCGCACTGCTGGGCCGGGGAGGAGCGGGTGACCTGGGAGCCCGCGAGCGGCCGGGCCACCCTCTACACCTGGTCCGTCGTCCACCGCAACGATCTGCCCCCCTTCGGGGAGCGGGTGCCGTACACCGCCGCGGTCGTGGACCTGGCGGAGGGGCCGCGCATGATGACGGAGGTCGTGGGGTGCGAGGCGGCGGACCTGCGGATCGGCATGCCGCTGCGGGTCGCGTTCCGCGAGGGCGGTCCGGACGCGGCCGCGGCCGCCGTCCCCGTCTTCCGTCCGGACCGCGGATAG
- a CDS encoding LppU/SCO3897 family protein, whose product MSSQEIQLTITPEQAAHGVILPVSLPGGVTRLRIPSGCRDGQLVSVRAGGAEVAVRLRIAPAAGAAAPPPTVATPTPTPAPPPTVAAPAVPGQRPSRSGSTAGCLAVLAAVATVIIAAVALNSGDDGKGTASSSPTPTYSSWSPTPLPTSTSYTSGTGTGSGSSSGSSSGSGSYPSTAPTAAAPAPSPFDAGTCLNGQLPDSTTAQRVEDVEEVSCSASDAHYKVIQRFGFTSDLHSCDANPRTEYAFSYRYTLNGTPINQYVYCLVGLGSYARS is encoded by the coding sequence GTGTCCTCGCAGGAGATCCAGCTCACGATCACTCCGGAGCAGGCCGCCCACGGCGTGATCCTGCCGGTGTCACTGCCCGGCGGGGTCACGCGCTTGCGGATCCCCTCCGGCTGCCGTGACGGCCAGCTCGTCAGCGTCCGCGCCGGCGGCGCCGAGGTGGCGGTGCGCTTACGGATCGCACCGGCCGCGGGCGCAGCCGCGCCGCCGCCGACCGTCGCCACGCCCACGCCCACGCCCGCGCCGCCGCCGACCGTCGCCGCGCCCGCGGTGCCCGGCCAGCGCCCGTCCAGGTCGGGAAGCACGGCCGGCTGTCTGGCGGTGCTCGCCGCCGTCGCGACCGTGATCATCGCCGCCGTCGCGCTGAACAGCGGGGACGACGGCAAGGGCACTGCCTCCTCCTCGCCCACCCCGACGTACAGCTCCTGGTCGCCCACGCCGCTGCCGACCAGCACCTCGTACACGTCGGGGACGGGCACCGGCTCCGGCAGCAGCTCCGGCAGCAGCTCCGGCAGCGGTTCGTACCCCTCCACCGCCCCCACCGCGGCGGCCCCGGCGCCCAGCCCCTTCGACGCCGGCACCTGCCTCAACGGGCAGCTCCCGGACTCGACGACCGCACAGCGGGTCGAGGACGTGGAGGAGGTCTCCTGCTCGGCGTCGGACGCCCACTACAAGGTCATCCAGCGCTTCGGGTTCACCTCGGACCTGCACAGCTGCGATGCCAACCCGCGTACGGAGTACGCCTTCTCGTACCGCTACACGCTCAACGGAACCCCGATCAACCAGTACGTGTACTGCCTGGTCGGCCTGGGGTCGTACGCCCGCAGCTGA
- a CDS encoding pyridoxine/pyridoxamine 5'-phosphate oxidase → MTTGDTSGDAFRTTLHSLRVWDGPLPDFDPDSAPAEPLPLFHEWFVGAAAAGQPEPHTMSLATVDAEGRPDVRTLMLHDADARGWHFASHATSAKGRQLAGRPDAALGFYWPAVARQVRIRGRVAACGPEESRADLAVRSRGALAAALTGRQSETLDSLDELRRASEAAWERAGAEPEAPAPTWTRYVLDATEVEFFQGDAARRHVRLHYRRGPGGLWTRTLLWP, encoded by the coding sequence ATGACGACCGGTGACACGAGCGGCGACGCCTTCCGCACCACCCTGCACTCCCTGCGCGTATGGGACGGCCCGCTGCCGGACTTCGATCCGGACTCCGCGCCCGCCGAGCCCCTGCCCCTCTTCCACGAGTGGTTCGTCGGGGCCGCCGCGGCCGGGCAGCCCGAGCCCCACACGATGAGCCTGGCCACCGTGGACGCCGAGGGGCGGCCCGACGTACGCACCTTGATGCTGCACGACGCCGACGCGCGCGGCTGGCACTTCGCCTCGCACGCCACCAGCGCCAAGGGCCGCCAGCTCGCCGGGCGCCCGGACGCCGCCCTCGGCTTCTACTGGCCGGCGGTCGCCCGCCAGGTCCGCATCCGCGGCCGGGTCGCCGCCTGCGGTCCCGAGGAGAGCCGCGCCGACCTGGCGGTCCGCTCGCGGGGCGCCCTCGCGGCGGCGCTGACCGGCCGTCAGAGCGAGACGCTCGACAGTCTGGACGAGCTCCGCCGCGCCTCCGAAGCGGCCTGGGAGCGGGCCGGTGCGGAGCCGGAGGCCCCGGCCCCGACCTGGACCCGGTACGTACTGGACGCCACGGAGGTCGAGTTCTTCCAGGGCGACGCCGCCCGCCGCCACGTCCGGCTCCACTACCGCCGCGGGCCCGGCGGGCTCTGGACCCGCACCCTCCTGTGGCCGTGA
- a CDS encoding thiolase C-terminal domain-containing protein, whose amino-acid sequence MPGPTTEPRNGRRRVAVVGVALSDCGRVDGPTPYALHAQAARRALADSGLDRSVIDGFASAGLGTLAPVEVAEYLGLRPTWVDSTSVGGSTWEVMAAHAADAIAAGRANAVLLVYGSTARADIKARRRTSNLSFGARGPLQFEVPYGHTLVSKYAMAARRHMHAYGTTLEQLASVAVQARANAAANPDAMFRDPITVDEVLSGEMIADPFTKLHCCIRSDGGCAVLLAAEEYVPDTAKAPVWILGSGTSVSHTTMSQWEDFTVSPAAVSGRLAFERAGLTPADVDIAQIYDAFTYMTLVTLEDLGFCAKGEGGAFVEKGRLLRDGELPVNTDGGGLSACHPGMRGLFLLVEAVRQLRGEAGPGRQVTKRGGRLPEVAVASGTGGWFCSSGTVILGR is encoded by the coding sequence ATGCCTGGACCCACGACTGAACCTCGCAACGGACGCCGCCGGGTCGCCGTCGTCGGCGTCGCCCTCTCCGACTGCGGCCGGGTGGACGGTCCCACCCCCTACGCCCTGCACGCGCAGGCCGCCCGCCGGGCCCTGGCCGACTCCGGCCTGGACCGCTCGGTCATCGACGGTTTCGCCTCGGCCGGCCTCGGCACCCTCGCACCGGTGGAGGTGGCCGAGTACCTGGGACTGCGCCCCACCTGGGTCGACTCCACCTCGGTGGGCGGCTCCACCTGGGAGGTCATGGCGGCGCACGCGGCGGACGCGATAGCGGCGGGCCGCGCCAACGCCGTGCTTCTCGTGTACGGGTCCACCGCGCGCGCCGACATCAAGGCCCGCCGGCGCACCTCGAACCTCTCGTTCGGGGCGCGGGGCCCGCTCCAGTTCGAAGTGCCGTACGGGCACACGCTCGTCTCGAAGTACGCGATGGCCGCCCGCCGCCACATGCACGCGTACGGGACCACGCTGGAGCAGCTCGCCTCGGTGGCGGTCCAGGCCCGGGCGAACGCGGCGGCCAACCCGGACGCGATGTTCCGCGATCCGATCACGGTCGACGAGGTCCTGTCCGGGGAGATGATCGCGGACCCGTTCACGAAGCTGCACTGCTGCATCCGCTCGGACGGCGGCTGCGCGGTGCTGCTGGCGGCGGAGGAGTACGTACCGGACACGGCGAAGGCGCCGGTCTGGATCCTGGGCTCGGGCACCTCGGTCTCGCACACCACGATGTCGCAGTGGGAGGACTTCACGGTCTCACCGGCGGCGGTCTCGGGCCGCCTCGCGTTCGAGCGGGCCGGGTTGACCCCGGCGGACGTCGACATCGCCCAGATCTACGACGCGTTCACGTACATGACGCTGGTCACCCTGGAGGACCTCGGCTTCTGCGCGAAGGGCGAGGGCGGCGCCTTCGTCGAGAAGGGCCGGCTGCTGCGCGACGGCGAACTCCCGGTCAACACCGACGGCGGCGGCCTCTCGGCCTGCCACCCCGGTATGCGGGGCCTGTTCCTCCTGGTCGAGGCGGTACGGCAGCTGCGCGGCGAGGCGGGCCCGGGCCGCCAGGTCACCAAGCGGGGAGGCCGGCTCCCCGAAGTGGCCGTGGCCTCGGGCACGGGAGGCTGGTTCTGCTCGTCCGGGACGGTGATCCTGGGGCGGTGA
- a CDS encoding acyl-CoA dehydrogenase family protein, which yields MDAAFTAEQDEMRRTLREILGKRCGPDEVKAAVRTAAGHDRELWQQLARQLGLPGIAVAEEYGGVGCTPADLALACEETGRALLPSPLLATAVLAVPLITALGTDAQRSALLPPLAAGGLTAALAVPGPALSTALALTGENAPGEWAGGGRAGGVQARPGADGGWRLYGEAAQVLDGHSASLLLVAAHTGGFARSRTLLFLVREGAPGLARSRQATLDETRPQARIQLRDTPAELLGADAAGATGDGVLAALAATGRTAAAVLAAEAVGAAGQALARTVEYVRQREQFGRPIGSFQAVKHRLADLYVHVQAARSAAYYAAWDPRQGGLALAQALEALRITAGEAIQLHGGIGFTWEHDAHLYFKRAAADELLFGPVHRLRAHAAHRAGLFTTPQEKVAV from the coding sequence ATGGACGCCGCCTTCACCGCGGAGCAGGACGAGATGCGCCGCACCCTGCGCGAGATCCTGGGCAAACGCTGCGGCCCGGACGAGGTCAAGGCCGCCGTCCGCACCGCCGCCGGACACGACCGCGAGCTCTGGCAGCAGCTCGCGCGGCAGCTCGGCCTGCCCGGCATCGCCGTCGCCGAGGAGTACGGGGGCGTCGGCTGCACCCCGGCCGACCTGGCGCTGGCCTGCGAGGAGACCGGGCGGGCGCTGCTGCCCTCGCCCCTGCTGGCCACCGCCGTGCTCGCCGTACCGCTGATCACCGCCCTGGGCACCGATGCGCAGCGCTCCGCCCTGCTCCCGCCGCTCGCCGCCGGCGGGCTCACCGCGGCCCTCGCCGTCCCCGGCCCGGCACTGTCCACGGCCCTCGCGCTGACCGGCGAGAACGCCCCCGGGGAGTGGGCCGGCGGGGGCCGGGCGGGCGGGGTGCAGGCCCGGCCCGGGGCGGACGGGGGCTGGCGGCTGTACGGGGAGGCCGCCCAGGTGCTCGACGGGCACAGCGCCTCCCTCCTGCTGGTCGCCGCGCACACCGGCGGCTTCGCCCGCAGCCGGACCCTGCTGTTCCTCGTACGGGAGGGCGCGCCCGGCCTGGCCCGCTCACGGCAGGCCACCTTGGACGAGACCCGGCCGCAGGCCCGGATCCAGCTCCGCGACACCCCGGCCGAACTGCTCGGGGCCGACGCCGCGGGCGCCACCGGCGACGGGGTCCTCGCCGCGCTCGCCGCCACGGGACGCACCGCGGCCGCCGTCCTCGCCGCCGAGGCCGTCGGCGCGGCAGGGCAGGCGCTGGCCCGCACGGTGGAGTACGTACGCCAGCGCGAGCAGTTCGGCCGGCCCATCGGCTCCTTCCAGGCGGTCAAACACCGGCTCGCCGACCTCTACGTCCACGTCCAGGCGGCCCGCTCGGCGGCCTACTACGCCGCCTGGGACCCGCGGCAGGGCGGACTCGCCCTCGCCCAGGCCCTCGAAGCCCTGCGGATCACGGCCGGAGAGGCGATCCAGCTGCACGGCGGCATCGGCTTCACCTGGGAGCACGACGCGCACCTCTACTTCAAGCGGGCCGCGGCCGACGAGCTGCTCTTCGGCCCCGTCCACCGGCTGCGGGCGCACGCCGCCCACCGCGCGGGCCTGTTCACCACCCCACAAGAGAAGGTGGCCGTCTGA
- a CDS encoding nitroreductase family deazaflavin-dependent oxidoreductase, with protein sequence MAAGVKLMQKVSSTMLFARIAPHFIPAMDKAVHKLTRGKAMLSARMLPGVILTAKGAKTGEPRTTPLACMPEEGGVSWLLIGSNFGRPGHPAWTANLLKNPEAEVSWKGEDIAVRARLLEGEERARAWRAVLRFWPPYATYQARIEREIRLFRLERR encoded by the coding sequence ATGGCAGCCGGCGTCAAGCTGATGCAGAAGGTCTCCTCGACCATGCTGTTCGCCAGGATCGCACCGCATTTCATCCCCGCCATGGACAAGGCGGTGCACAAGCTGACCCGCGGCAAGGCCATGCTGAGCGCCCGGATGCTCCCCGGTGTGATCCTGACCGCCAAGGGCGCCAAGACGGGCGAGCCGCGTACGACGCCGCTCGCCTGCATGCCGGAGGAGGGGGGCGTCAGCTGGCTCCTGATCGGCTCCAACTTCGGCCGCCCCGGACATCCGGCGTGGACCGCGAACCTGCTCAAGAACCCGGAAGCGGAGGTGAGTTGGAAGGGTGAGGACATTGCGGTGCGGGCCCGGCTGCTGGAGGGGGAGGAGCGCGCGCGGGCATGGCGGGCCGTGCTGAGGTTCTGGCCGCCGTACGCGACGTACCAGGCGCGCATCGAGCGCGAGATCCGGCTGTTCCGCCTGGAGCGTCGCTGA
- a CDS encoding TetR family transcriptional regulator, whose protein sequence is MTGQVRTVDGRVAGRRGQATRQKLLDCLSEMLSSSPYRDVKVIDVARKAGTSPATFYQYFPDVEGAVLEIAEQMATEGAQLTALVEGRSWVGKAGWQAAEELVEGFLDFWRRNDAILRVVDLGAAEGDKRFYKIRMKILNSVTNSLTDSMKELQAKGKVDKDLSPAAMAGSLVAMLAAVASHQKGFQTWGVKQAELKPNLALLVHLGITGKKPTK, encoded by the coding sequence ATGACAGGACAAGTACGCACCGTCGACGGCCGCGTTGCCGGCCGGCGCGGTCAGGCGACGCGGCAGAAGCTGCTCGACTGCCTCAGCGAGATGCTCAGCTCCTCGCCGTACCGCGACGTCAAGGTGATCGACGTCGCGCGCAAGGCCGGCACCTCCCCCGCGACCTTCTACCAGTACTTCCCGGACGTCGAGGGCGCCGTCCTGGAGATCGCCGAGCAAATGGCCACGGAGGGCGCGCAGTTGACGGCGCTCGTCGAGGGCCGCAGCTGGGTCGGCAAGGCCGGCTGGCAGGCCGCCGAGGAACTCGTCGAGGGATTCCTGGACTTCTGGCGGCGCAACGACGCGATCCTGCGGGTCGTCGACCTCGGCGCGGCCGAGGGCGACAAGCGCTTCTACAAGATCCGCATGAAGATCCTGAACTCCGTCACCAACTCCCTCACGGATTCGATGAAGGAGCTCCAGGCCAAGGGCAAGGTCGACAAGGACCTCAGCCCGGCGGCGATGGCGGGCTCGCTGGTGGCGATGCTGGCCGCGGTCGCCTCGCACCAGAAGGGCTTCCAGACCTGGGGCGTCAAGCAGGCCGAGCTCAAGCCGAACCTGGCACTGCTCGTCCACCTGGGCATCACGGGGAAGAAGCCGACCAAGTAG
- a CDS encoding VOC family protein: MAAFAEGTPCWVDASLPDVEAGKRFYGELFGWTFSAGAGPEYGGYTQAYSRGRNVAALAPKPDGRMPTVWGIYLYTVDAYACASRIRASGGQMVMDPQPVGPYGGAALAADPGGAVFGLWQPGSHHGFEAQQEPYTYCWSEVYTRARDAVDVFYANVFGYVPEDQDDAGSGVEYRLWSPPGSRPGAETAVLGRSLITDAFPEIMPAHFLVYFAVPDVDESVATVKRLGGRVTADPFDTPHGRIAVVADNQGAVFALLSEPRTGPLG, encoded by the coding sequence ATGGCCGCATTCGCGGAGGGAACACCCTGCTGGGTGGACGCCTCGCTGCCGGACGTCGAGGCCGGGAAGCGCTTCTACGGTGAGCTCTTCGGGTGGACCTTCTCCGCCGGCGCGGGCCCCGAATACGGCGGTTACACCCAGGCCTACAGCCGCGGCCGCAACGTCGCCGCCCTCGCCCCCAAACCCGACGGCCGCATGCCCACCGTATGGGGGATCTACCTCTACACCGTCGACGCCTACGCGTGCGCCTCCCGCATCCGCGCCTCCGGCGGCCAGATGGTCATGGACCCCCAGCCGGTGGGCCCGTACGGCGGCGCCGCGCTGGCCGCCGACCCCGGCGGAGCCGTCTTCGGCCTGTGGCAGCCCGGCAGCCACCACGGCTTCGAGGCCCAGCAGGAGCCGTACACGTACTGCTGGAGCGAGGTCTACACGCGCGCCCGCGACGCCGTCGACGTCTTCTACGCCAACGTCTTCGGCTACGTCCCCGAGGACCAGGACGACGCCGGCAGCGGCGTCGAGTACCGCCTGTGGTCCCCGCCCGGCAGCCGCCCCGGGGCCGAGACCGCGGTCCTGGGCCGCAGCCTGATCACCGACGCGTTCCCGGAGATCATGCCGGCGCACTTCCTCGTGTACTTCGCCGTCCCGGACGTGGACGAATCCGTCGCGACGGTCAAGCGGCTCGGCGGCCGCGTCACCGCGGACCCCTTCGACACCCCGCACGGGCGGATCGCGGTCGTCGCCGACAACCAGGGCGCGGTGTTCGCCCTGCTCTCCGAGCCCCGTACGGGCCCGCTCGGGTAA